One Coffea arabica cultivar ET-39 chromosome 5e, Coffea Arabica ET-39 HiFi, whole genome shotgun sequence DNA segment encodes these proteins:
- the LOC113718234 gene encoding replication protein A 70 kDa DNA-binding subunit D-like gives MNSSHKLLNQLTVGFDSKKIKVRVTRMWDAINTNTGDVFALEMVLLDENDNHMVAIVPKNLVQRFRPQLLEGDVYILEKFRVTPRKQSWNVVHNEHNIYFTYTTLVKKLDGRMSSIKFHKFEFIDFNDLSSRCQVFTFLSDVVGRLSKVGPIYEVSKSNGTVKKRDIAITNKSGESINVTLWGTTSNQFDDETILVSDQPLVFVISSVTVKQFRGSYYLSSTTATRVYMNLNISEVADYLNCIDSTAPQTIEVLHPPKTREAIQQLMFKNRKLLSEIYQIMAGVQTEELVYTSKVTILKVDFNSQLYYKACPKCQRKVTLQGSNFVCNACNQNVEYPKLRYMLKVLASDATGSAWFVIFDQEAERIIEHKLSFVLEEFNKEGFSNEIVSSIINKITWKPFVFQIKLNNYNLEQGSNRFTVTRWFHCDFERETNFMLSQIGGTNNQYQHETSSSQIPISTPDDSNQQHFNTLHMNHSSEGSTKITEEGNPHKKICMRSDNEKPINADLHGQIKENVQTEENSKQVPEE, from the exons ATGAATTCAAGCCACAAGCTCTTGAATCAGTTGACAGTGGGATTTGATTCCAAGAAAATCAAGGTTAGAGTGACGCGCATGTGGGATGCCATTAACACAAATACTGGTGATGTGTTTGCTCTTGAAATGGTACTGCTCGATGAAAAT GATAATCATATGGTAGCTATTGTACCAAAAAATTTGGTACAAAGGTTTCGACCACAACTACTTGAGGGAGATGTCTATATTTTGGAGAAATTTAGAGTGACACCAAGAAAACAATCTTGGAATGTTGTGCACAATGAGCATAATATTTATTTCACTTATACAACTCTGGTGAAAAAGCTTGATGGTCGAATGAGTTcaataaaatttcacaaatttgAATTCATCGACTTCAATGACCTCTCTTCACGATGTCAAGTTTTTACATTCTTATCAG ATGTGGTGGGAAGACTTTCTAAAGTGGGACCAATTTATGAAGTTTCGAAGAGTAATGGAACTGTAAAAAAACGAGATATTGCAATTACTAATAAAAG TGGTGAAAGCATTAATGTCACATTATGGGGAACAACATCGAATCAATTTGATGATGAGACTATTTTGGTGTCTGATCAACCATTAGTGTTTGTGATCTCTTCAGTGACAGTTAAACAATTCAGAG GCTCATACTATCTGTCATCAACAACTGCCACACGAGTATATATGAATCTAAATATTTCTGAAGTTGCAGATTATTTGAATTG CATTGATAGCACTGCTCCTCAAACTATTGAGGTTTTACATCCTCCAAAGACGCGAGAAGCTATACAGCAACTAATGTTCAAGAATCGAAAATTATTATCAGAGATATATCAGATAATGGCCGGTGTTCAAACAGAG GAATTGGTTTACACTTCCAAAGTGACAATTCTGAAAGTTGATTTCAATAGTCAACTGTACTACAAAGCATGTCCGAAATGTCAGAGAAAAGTGACATTACAAGGATCTAATTTTGTGTGCAATGCTTGCAATCAAAATGTGGAGTATCCTAAATTGAG GTATATGTTAAAAGTCTTGGCAAGTGATGCAACCGGTAGTGCTTGGTTTGTTATATTTGATCAAGAGGCTGAAAGAATAATAGAACACaaactttcttttgttcttgaagAATTTAATAAG gaAGGATTTAGCAATGAAATCGTGTCATCAATTATAAATAAGATCACATGGAAACCTTTTGTGTTCCAAATCAAGTTGAACAATTACAATCTGGAACAAGGTAGTAATAGATTTACAGTGACTAGATGGTTCCACTGTGATTTCGAGAGGGAAACGAATTTCATGCTTTCACAG ATTGGTGGAACCAACAACCAATACCAACATGAAACATCTTCTTCCCAGATCCCAATTAGTACACCGGATGATTCTAATCAACAGCATTTCAATACACTTCATATGAATCATTCATCAGAGGGTTCAACAAAAATCACAGAAGAAGGGAATCCTCATAAAAAGATTTGCATGAGAAG TGATAATGAAAAACCAATAAATGCTGATTTGCATGGACAAATCAAGGAGAATGTTCAAACAGAAGAAAATTCAAAACAAGTTCCTGAAGAATAG